The following are from one region of the Nostoc cf. commune SO-36 genome:
- a CDS encoding hemerythrin domain-containing protein, which produces MVTTLDDTKRNAIAVKLASIKALQQLVIENEQSLLREGLDSEIADRIRNFLKDDEKNLGILETAIGQYGIQAEPKKTVTEFIAKARELFKGSELSLYEKVSQHELLKHQLVMGGLIVHKAAQKIGADVLLAIGPLNTINFENRAHQEQLKGILEILGVREFTGQDADQGIWARVQDAMAAVSGVVGSAVTQTSDKSDLNIQDVIRLDHNKVNTLFTELLQSDNPQKIQEYFGQIYKDLTAHAEAEEEVVYPRVRPFYGQDNTQELFDEQAEMKRVLEQIKAISPSSSEFKNQVTQLMNAVGDHIRQEESTMFAAIRNNLSTEQSEQLATEFKAAKTRIQEKLGVVTESKA; this is translated from the coding sequence ATGGTAACTACTTTAGATGATACGAAACGTAATGCTATCGCCGTAAAATTGGCAAGCATTAAAGCACTTCAACAGTTAGTAATTGAAAATGAACAATCGCTTTTGAGAGAAGGACTTGATAGCGAAATTGCTGACCGGATTCGGAATTTCCTTAAAGATGACGAAAAAAACCTTGGTATTTTGGAAACCGCAATTGGTCAGTATGGCATTCAAGCTGAACCCAAGAAAACTGTTACAGAATTCATTGCAAAAGCTCGTGAATTGTTCAAAGGTTCTGAGTTGAGCCTGTATGAAAAAGTATCTCAGCATGAATTGCTGAAACACCAACTCGTAATGGGTGGCTTGATAGTTCACAAGGCTGCTCAAAAAATTGGTGCTGATGTTTTGTTAGCGATCGGGCCTTTGAATACCATTAACTTTGAGAACCGCGCTCACCAAGAACAACTCAAAGGTATTTTGGAAATTCTAGGTGTTCGTGAATTCACAGGACAAGATGCAGATCAAGGGATTTGGGCGCGTGTTCAAGACGCTATGGCCGCAGTCAGTGGTGTAGTAGGTAGCGCTGTCACCCAAACCAGCGACAAAAGCGATCTGAATATCCAAGATGTTATCCGCCTAGATCACAACAAGGTAAATACCTTGTTCACCGAACTACTGCAAAGCGACAATCCACAGAAGATCCAAGAGTACTTCGGTCAAATTTACAAGGATTTAACTGCTCACGCCGAAGCTGAAGAGGAAGTAGTTTATCCAAGAGTACGCCCTTTCTACGGTCAAGATAATACCCAAGAGTTATTTGACGAACAAGCTGAAATGAAGCGTGTTTTAGAGCAAATTAAGGCTATTAGCCCTTCTTCATCTGAATTCAAAAATCAAGTTACACAGCTTATGAATGCTGTTGGCGACCATATTCGTCAAGAAGAAAGCACAATGTTTGCTGCTATTCGTAACAACTTGAGCACCGAGCAAAGTGAGCAACTGGCTACCGAGTTCAAAGCCGCTAAGACCAGAATTCAAGAAAAACTGGGTGTTGTTACCGAATCGAAAGCGTAG
- a CDS encoding SMI1/KNR4 family protein, producing the protein MSELTDELQYILNWLKSTNHDFFDCYNPGLTRQQIDEITKDLPFRLSEEVYELYQWRNGTADLGYNNGYLPLYFLFPEQLRANVICSFCSLQDSVYIYKSIGKATNYDDAYWNQKWFPIAEYETKRRLYVVGDLDPSPVYLWDVGCLEDSVRIYKNLISMISVIAECCEFGLYQLIPDEDGEEDDMIIRIDQEKLELEKEIYLKYNS; encoded by the coding sequence ATGTCTGAACTTACGGATGAACTTCAATATATTTTGAATTGGTTAAAATCTACCAATCATGATTTCTTTGATTGTTACAATCCCGGTTTAACTCGCCAGCAGATTGACGAAATTACAAAGGATTTACCATTCAGGTTATCCGAAGAAGTATACGAACTTTATCAATGGCGCAATGGAACTGCCGATCTTGGCTATAACAATGGCTATCTACCACTCTATTTTTTGTTTCCTGAGCAATTAAGAGCCAATGTCATTTGTTCTTTTTGTTCCTTGCAAGATTCAGTTTATATTTACAAAAGTATAGGAAAAGCTACTAACTATGATGATGCTTATTGGAATCAAAAATGGTTTCCTATTGCTGAATATGAGACTAAAAGAAGGCTTTATGTAGTTGGCGATCTCGATCCATCTCCAGTTTATCTTTGGGATGTTGGTTGCCTTGAGGATTCAGTAAGAATATATAAAAATCTTATCAGTATGATATCTGTAATTGCAGAGTGTTGTGAGTTTGGTTTATATCAACTCATACCAGATGAAGATGGAGAGGAAGATGACATGATAATCCGAATAGATCAAGAAAAGCTAGAACTGGAAAAAGAGATATATCTAAAATATAATTCATGA
- a CDS encoding serine/threonine protein kinase yields the protein MFHITQRTVHCINPDCQRPYPQPWGNKFCNSCGAPLELLDRYVPFQPLGSGGFAQIYTVWDEKTQTEKVLKVLVEDSPKALELFTQEAAVLSSLQHPGVPQVDADGYFHVQLFNPKPHQLPCLIMEKINGQTLEEILKKFPQGCPEDLVLNWFTQAIQILQELHKRQILHRDIKPSNLMLGTSAPSVTPPQGQIEGDRLVLIDFGGAKQFSASKLRSQSSSTRLFSSGYSPPEQVTGSIVGPSADFYALGRTIIELLTGKYPLELEDQQTGKLRWRTTVNVNPQLADLLDEMVQEDVRSRPANAAIIQKRLAKISQPLPPPGLLSQQRNKIKQASTQAYQRFTLLKQAIEQILANFSQSVTKTIIFIAQTIIKIFRACLAIIWAIILSSIGACFGAIAGFILAYRTSLGRQVVEFFGSQLNQLVPNTQPIFGADILVFVAAGWGTAWGLTASGCFGQRRRFLVASLMGMISYGFGWLILQLITPKDSGEGLVAVILVAVCLLTLSLGLRSHHIVYAVFSAFGSAIAYAFLIILRLAPPIFQFTSQPAWSELQLPLIFFGSIGFFISFWLGISYYLIVPGLRFLGWR from the coding sequence GTGTTCCACATCACTCAGAGGACGGTTCACTGCATAAATCCTGATTGTCAACGTCCTTATCCTCAACCTTGGGGAAACAAATTTTGTAACAGCTGTGGCGCACCGCTAGAGCTGTTAGACCGCTATGTTCCATTTCAGCCCTTGGGATCAGGAGGATTTGCTCAAATATACACGGTTTGGGATGAAAAAACTCAAACCGAGAAAGTGCTGAAAGTGTTGGTAGAAGATTCACCAAAGGCGCTGGAATTATTTACCCAAGAAGCGGCGGTTTTATCTAGCTTGCAGCATCCAGGTGTCCCCCAAGTCGATGCCGATGGATATTTTCACGTACAACTGTTTAATCCTAAACCACACCAACTGCCTTGTCTGATAATGGAAAAAATCAATGGGCAAACTTTAGAGGAGATATTAAAAAAGTTTCCTCAAGGGTGTCCAGAGGATTTGGTTTTAAACTGGTTTACCCAAGCTATACAGATTTTACAGGAATTACATAAACGTCAGATTCTGCACCGGGATATCAAACCTTCTAATTTAATGCTAGGCACTTCTGCGCCATCTGTAACCCCTCCTCAAGGGCAAATAGAGGGCGATCGCCTGGTATTAATTGATTTTGGTGGGGCAAAACAATTTAGTGCCTCTAAACTGCGTTCTCAGTCTAGTTCCACGCGATTATTTTCTTCTGGCTACAGTCCACCAGAACAAGTGACTGGAAGTATTGTCGGGCCAAGTGCCGATTTTTATGCCCTTGGTCGAACGATAATTGAACTACTAACAGGCAAATACCCGCTAGAGTTGGAAGATCAGCAAACGGGGAAATTGCGCTGGCGAACTACGGTAAATGTTAACCCGCAGCTAGCAGATTTGCTGGATGAGATGGTGCAGGAAGATGTGCGATCGCGTCCTGCAAATGCAGCTATAATTCAAAAACGTTTGGCGAAGATTTCTCAACCATTACCGCCACCAGGGTTGTTATCCCAACAGCGAAACAAGATTAAGCAAGCTTCAACCCAAGCTTACCAGAGATTTACACTGCTAAAACAAGCTATTGAACAAATTTTGGCTAACTTTAGCCAAAGTGTAACTAAAACCATTATTTTTATTGCTCAGACAATCATTAAAATTTTCCGAGCTTGTTTGGCGATAATTTGGGCGATAATCCTGAGTAGTATCGGCGCTTGTTTTGGGGCGATCGCTGGTTTTATTTTGGCCTATCGTACCAGCTTAGGGCGTCAGGTTGTGGAATTTTTTGGAAGTCAACTAAACCAATTAGTGCCAAATACTCAACCCATCTTCGGGGCAGATATTTTGGTATTCGTTGCAGCCGGGTGGGGAACCGCTTGGGGACTGACAGCATCCGGATGTTTTGGTCAACGGCGGCGGTTTTTAGTGGCATCCCTGATGGGTATGATTAGCTATGGCTTCGGCTGGTTGATTTTGCAATTAATCACACCAAAAGACAGTGGTGAGGGTTTAGTGGCAGTGATTTTAGTAGCAGTTTGCCTACTCACCTTGAGCTTAGGACTTCGCAGCCATCATATAGTGTACGCTGTGTTCTCGGCCTTTGGCAGTGCGATCGCTTATGCATTTTTGATTATTTTGAGATTAGCACCTCCCATCTTCCAATTTACTAGTCAACCAGCTTGGTCAGAGTTACAGTTACCTCTGATTTTTTTTGGTTCTATAGGCTTCTTTATCAGCTTCTGGTTAGGAATAAGTTACTACCTAATTGTCCCTGGATTGCGCTTTTTAGGATGGCGATGA
- the rpsU gene encoding 30S ribosomal protein S21: MTQVIVGDNEHIESALRRFKREVSKAGIFPDMRKHRHFETPLEKRKRKEVAKHRQSKRSFRN, from the coding sequence ATGACCCAAGTAATTGTAGGCGACAATGAACACATTGAATCAGCCTTACGACGATTTAAGCGAGAAGTTTCCAAGGCTGGAATTTTTCCAGACATGAGAAAACATCGTCATTTTGAAACACCTCTAGAAAAACGCAAGCGCAAAGAAGTTGCCAAGCACAGGCAGAGTAAGAGAAGTTTCCGTAACTAA
- a CDS encoding prevent-host-death family protein, translating into MTTRELLFQELANTSDELLLPVLQFLQFLKAHPIQSAELELDTLETIISLRQGLAEFDRGEGLPATQALEELRHRLQIPPRP; encoded by the coding sequence ATGACGACACGCGAACTCTTATTCCAGGAACTAGCAAACACGTCCGATGAACTCTTGCTACCAGTGCTGCAATTTTTGCAATTTCTCAAAGCGCATCCGATTCAATCTGCTGAACTTGAACTGGATACTTTGGAAACCATCATCAGTCTTCGGCAGGGATTAGCCGAGTTTGATCGCGGTGAAGGACTTCCCGCTACTCAAGCCTTAGAAGAACTGCGTCATCGACTCCAGATTCCCCCTCGCCCATGA
- a CDS encoding CsbD family protein encodes MSIEDRAKAFAKNVEGKVQEAVGEVTGDPKDKAEGKAKQAESQVRHTAENIKDEVKKNLE; translated from the coding sequence ATGAGTATCGAAGATAGAGCAAAAGCTTTTGCTAAAAATGTCGAAGGTAAAGTCCAAGAGGCGGTTGGTGAAGTAACCGGCGATCCTAAAGATAAGGCTGAAGGTAAAGCTAAACAAGCTGAATCACAAGTCCGTCACACTGCTGAGAATATCAAAGATGAAGTTAAAAAGAATTTAGAATAG
- a CDS encoding RNA recognition motif domain-containing protein — protein MSIYVGNLSYDVTQEDLSGIFAEYGTVKRVQVPTDRETGRPRGFAFVEMGTEAEETAAIEALDGAEWMGRDLKVNKAKPKEDRGDRGSFGGGNRGGGYGGGGGGRNRY, from the coding sequence ATGTCAATTTATGTAGGTAACCTCTCTTATGACGTTACACAAGAAGATTTAAGTGGTATTTTTGCCGAATATGGTACTGTAAAACGAGTTCAAGTACCTACTGACCGCGAAACAGGTCGTCCGCGAGGTTTTGCCTTTGTGGAAATGGGAACTGAAGCTGAAGAAACCGCTGCTATTGAAGCTCTCGACGGCGCTGAGTGGATGGGTCGTGACCTGAAAGTAAATAAGGCTAAACCCAAAGAAGACAGAGGTGATAGAGGTTCCTTTGGTGGTGGTAACAGAGGAGGAGGATACGGCGGCGGCGGCGGTGGACGCAACCGCTACTAA
- a CDS encoding nSTAND1 domain-containing NTPase: MSESVPNHSSQEQENLLNDNSVGGDLTFAPVQIINYYYREEARLVPSDPTDAVDEYLLCPYRGLFHFGPNDADVFFGREIFIEELYSATKIKNFIPVLGASGSGKSSVVLAGLVPKLQKAGHWQFTHFRPGSDPFHALALALVPLYTPNLDQTDQIAQARKMAGYLQDGSVILLDVFAKIQQNHPNDRVLLIADQFEEIYTLCNNQEIRLKFLDCLLASLVTPTFLTSSATVLVTTMRADFLGNALSYRPFADVLQNGDVKLGPMNREELTQVIEKPAQKFGVTFADGLVERILDDVENQPGNLPLLEFALTELWNKRTGKQLTHKIYEEIGQVEGALARHADEKYGNLTDDEKEKVRRIFIQLVRPGEGVEDTRRVAMKAELGEQSWALVKKLADARLVVTSRNATSQETVEVVHEALIRNWGELREWMNTNRVFRAWQERLRVGMYQWQQMVQENEDATKWDEEGALLRGAALAEAEEKLKQRREDLSEGELFYIQTSVVLRDQEQKLRDREQRQRERVRQQTVYVYLLAGGSILILALGLLIQLQITEKQKEIEYLQKSAAKEIEDVKKQAAKEIEDFKEEATTGAIHERGRMCYQLIRSRNLNWEEVYKTVEEYEEKKRRFDDCELEWGK; encoded by the coding sequence ATGAGCGAGTCAGTCCCAAATCACTCATCTCAAGAACAAGAAAATCTCTTAAACGATAATAGTGTTGGGGGTGATTTGACTTTCGCTCCTGTACAGATAATCAACTACTACTATCGAGAAGAAGCAAGATTAGTCCCGTCTGATCCTACAGACGCTGTTGATGAATATCTGCTTTGTCCTTATCGGGGGTTGTTTCATTTTGGCCCCAATGATGCAGATGTTTTTTTTGGGCGGGAAATATTTATCGAAGAACTTTATAGTGCAACTAAAATCAAGAATTTTATTCCCGTGCTAGGTGCATCAGGAAGCGGTAAATCTTCCGTGGTGTTAGCGGGATTAGTCCCTAAGTTGCAAAAAGCAGGTCATTGGCAGTTTACTCACTTTCGTCCTGGTTCAGATCCTTTCCATGCTCTAGCTTTAGCTCTTGTTCCGCTTTATACACCCAATTTAGATCAAACAGACCAAATTGCCCAAGCCCGAAAGATGGCTGGTTACTTGCAAGATGGTTCTGTTATTCTCTTAGATGTTTTTGCTAAAATTCAGCAAAATCACCCTAACGATCGGGTACTACTGATTGCTGACCAATTTGAAGAAATTTACACACTCTGTAACAATCAAGAAATTCGCCTTAAGTTTCTCGACTGCTTATTAGCCAGTTTAGTAACTCCTACTTTCCTGACTTCATCGGCTACGGTGTTGGTGACAACGATGCGGGCAGATTTTTTGGGAAATGCTCTCTCCTATCGTCCCTTTGCTGATGTCTTACAAAATGGTGATGTGAAACTGGGGCCAATGAATCGGGAGGAACTAACACAAGTCATTGAAAAACCTGCCCAAAAATTCGGGGTGACATTTGCAGACGGACTGGTAGAACGCATTCTGGATGATGTGGAAAACCAACCTGGAAATTTACCTTTGCTAGAGTTTGCTTTGACTGAGTTGTGGAACAAGCGAACAGGTAAACAATTAACTCACAAAATCTATGAAGAAATTGGTCAAGTAGAAGGTGCGTTAGCTCGCCATGCTGATGAGAAATATGGCAACTTGACAGATGATGAGAAGGAAAAAGTGCGGCGGATTTTTATTCAATTAGTGCGTCCGGGTGAGGGAGTAGAAGATACCCGACGAGTTGCCATGAAAGCAGAATTGGGGGAGCAAAGCTGGGCTTTGGTAAAAAAATTAGCTGATGCTCGGTTGGTGGTGACAAGTCGCAATGCTACCAGTCAAGAAACAGTGGAGGTAGTCCATGAAGCTCTGATTCGCAATTGGGGAGAACTGCGAGAATGGATGAATACAAACCGCGTTTTTAGGGCTTGGCAAGAGCGATTAAGAGTAGGAATGTATCAATGGCAACAGATGGTACAGGAGAACGAAGACGCAACGAAATGGGATGAAGAAGGGGCATTGTTGCGAGGTGCAGCGTTGGCGGAGGCGGAAGAGAAGTTGAAACAACGTCGAGAAGATTTGAGCGAAGGGGAGCTATTTTATATCCAAACAAGTGTAGTACTGCGAGATCAGGAACAAAAACTTCGAGATAGGGAACAAAGACAGCGAGAACGTGTAAGACAACAGACTGTTTATGTTTACTTATTGGCAGGGGGTTCGATTTTGATTTTAGCTTTGGGTCTATTGATTCAATTGCAGATCACCGAAAAGCAAAAAGAAATAGAGTACCTTCAAAAATCAGCGGCAAAAGAAATAGAGGATGTTAAAAAACAAGCGGCAAAAGAAATAGAGGACTTTAAAGAAGAAGCGACGACAGGCGCAATTCACGAGAGAGGGAGAATGTGTTACCAGTTGATAAGAAGTAGGAATTTGAATTGGGAAGAAGTTTATAAAACGGTGGAGGAGTATGAAGAGAAAAAAAGAAGGTTTGATGATTGTGAGTTGGAATGGGGTAAATAA
- a CDS encoding pentapeptide repeat-containing protein translates to MKLKIVATVALLACFGFAEQAVALSQIDLDQLKSTSACPRCNLSGADLTKLNLSGANLRGADLSGATLSQANLTNADLTGANLEGAILNTVNLSGASLTGANLKAASLENADLSYAGFISANLEAANLKDAKLQFTNFRGANFRLTTLANGVVTSDKPYGWSLERQNARECNEYKPENTLGTTCYSK, encoded by the coding sequence ATGAAACTTAAGATTGTTGCTACTGTCGCCCTGTTAGCTTGTTTCGGGTTTGCAGAGCAGGCTGTTGCATTAAGTCAGATAGACTTGGATCAGTTGAAGTCAACAAGTGCCTGTCCCCGGTGTAATTTAAGTGGTGCTGACCTAACTAAACTGAATCTCAGTGGAGCAAATTTACGAGGGGCTGACTTGAGCGGCGCTACATTGTCTCAAGCTAATCTTACGAATGCCGATCTCACTGGTGCAAATTTAGAAGGTGCGATTCTGAATACAGTAAATCTCAGTGGTGCTTCTTTAACAGGAGCAAATCTAAAAGCTGCATCTCTGGAAAATGCCGATTTATCTTATGCCGGTTTCATCAGCGCCAATTTGGAAGCAGCAAACTTGAAAGATGCCAAATTGCAGTTTACTAATTTTCGGGGGGCTAACTTCCGACTAACAACTCTAGCTAATGGTGTCGTCACCTCCGATAAACCTTATGGCTGGTCGTTAGAGCGTCAAAATGCCAGAGAATGTAACGAGTACAAACCCGAAAATACTTTAGGCACAACCTGCTATTCAAAATAA
- a CDS encoding type II toxin-antitoxin system VapC family toxin, whose product MNRTQTYGVLLNPLWNSLQAGNLEVFSSELTLMETLVVPMRNSDMFLINAYERLLRSPQIQLVPISQTILKEAARLRAITPSLRTPDAIHIATATTLGCTQFLTNDRQLRTATDLFIVILDEVLAS is encoded by the coding sequence TTGAACAGAACCCAAACTTATGGGGTATTGCTGAATCCTCTCTGGAATAGCCTTCAGGCAGGAAACCTTGAGGTTTTTAGCAGTGAACTGACTTTGATGGAAACCCTAGTCGTGCCTATGAGAAATTCGGATATGTTTCTGATTAATGCCTATGAGCGATTACTGCGATCGCCCCAAATACAATTAGTTCCCATTAGTCAGACCATCTTGAAGGAAGCAGCAAGGCTACGCGCTATTACGCCTTCATTGAGAACACCCGATGCCATTCATATTGCAACGGCTACAACATTAGGCTGTACCCAGTTTCTCACCAATGACCGACAACTACGAACAGCGACAGACTTATTTATCGTGATTTTAGATGAAGTGCTGGCATCATGA
- a CDS encoding M20 family metallopeptidase: MLTRIKDLATKLAPRLIEIRRHIHSHPELSGQEYQTAAFVAGVLSSSGLHVQEGVGKTGVIGELQGTSQNDRLLAIRTDMDALPIQEGTNLEYASRADGIMHACGHDVHTTVGLGTAMVLSQVAEELGGKVRFLFQPAEEIAQGASWMVKDGAMENVSALLGVHVFPSIPAGSIGVRYGALTAAADDLEILIMGESGHGARPHEAIDAIWIACQAITALQQAISRTQNPLRPVVLSIGKINGGRAPNIIADKVQLLGTVRSLHPETRAHLPNWIENIVASVCHTYGAKYQVNYRQGVPSVQNDYALTQLLQSAAEEAWSSDRVQVLPEPSLGAEDFSMYLEHVPGSMFRLGVGYKERIINHPLHHPQFEVDESAILTGVVTMAYTAYKYCQQNS; encoded by the coding sequence ATGCTTACTCGTATTAAAGACTTAGCAACAAAATTAGCGCCTCGTTTAATTGAAATTCGCCGTCATATCCACTCTCACCCAGAACTGAGCGGTCAGGAGTACCAAACAGCAGCCTTTGTAGCTGGTGTTTTATCTTCCAGTGGTCTGCACGTACAAGAAGGAGTTGGTAAAACAGGCGTTATTGGAGAACTCCAAGGCACTAGCCAAAATGACCGTTTATTGGCAATTCGCACCGATATGGATGCTTTGCCAATTCAAGAGGGCACAAATTTGGAATATGCCTCTCGCGCAGATGGTATTATGCACGCCTGCGGTCACGATGTCCACACCACTGTGGGGTTAGGAACGGCAATGGTGCTGTCCCAAGTGGCTGAGGAGTTGGGTGGAAAAGTGCGATTTTTATTTCAGCCAGCCGAGGAAATTGCTCAAGGGGCAAGCTGGATGGTGAAAGATGGGGCAATGGAAAATGTCTCGGCTTTATTAGGGGTTCATGTTTTCCCTTCTATACCCGCAGGATCTATTGGTGTGCGTTACGGGGCATTAACAGCTGCTGCTGATGACTTAGAAATTCTGATTATGGGAGAATCTGGGCATGGGGCGCGTCCTCATGAGGCGATTGATGCAATTTGGATTGCTTGCCAAGCCATTACTGCACTGCAACAAGCCATCAGCCGGACACAGAATCCGTTGCGCCCTGTAGTATTGAGCATCGGGAAGATTAATGGTGGCAGAGCGCCGAATATAATTGCTGATAAAGTGCAGTTATTGGGAACCGTGCGATCGCTCCATCCCGAAACCCGTGCCCATCTGCCAAACTGGATTGAAAATATTGTAGCTAGTGTTTGCCATACTTACGGGGCAAAATATCAAGTCAATTATCGGCAGGGTGTACCCAGTGTCCAAAATGATTACGCGTTGACACAATTGTTGCAATCAGCCGCAGAAGAAGCTTGGAGTAGCGATCGCGTTCAAGTCTTACCCGAACCCTCTCTTGGTGCTGAAGATTTTTCTATGTATTTGGAACACGTCCCCGGTTCTATGTTTCGTTTGGGTGTCGGTTATAAAGAAAGAATTATTAATCACCCATTACACCATCCCCAATTTGAAGTTGATGAATCTGCAATTCTCACCGGCGTTGTAACTATGGCGTATACCGCTTATAAATACTGTCAGCAAAATTCGTAA
- a CDS encoding tetratricopeptide repeat protein produces MLILSLVAPSAAIANNKPLHVYAQPKQPYTLISGVGTIHHPVSTSNPQAQEFFDQGLNLIYAFNHDEAVRSFQHAAKLDPHLAIAYWGIALALGPNINLAIDPNRELAAYQAVQQALALSTQASADERDYITALAKRYSQDADADLYQLATDYAKAMANLVKRYPDDLDAATLYAESLMDLHPWQHWTKDGKPQPDTEEIVAILESVLKRNPNHTGANHYYIHAVEASPSPERALISANRLGALAPAAGHLVHMPSHIYFRVGDYQGAMRANEQAIAQDDIYIKKYQVQGTYAMMYYNHNIHFLMVASSMAGKYKDALQYAEKLVANATAIDPYAPMLEGFLGSKMLIQIRFSDWDGILKTPVPNAKLPTTTALWHFARGMAMAATGKLEDAAGESRALLAAKQVISTESTIGFSPASRILDIASKVLDAKIAREKHDYKAAIPLLEKAVVLEDALDYVEPPDWYLPTRVSLGAVLLAKGDYREAEKVFRADLKKYPHNGHSLFGLQASLQALGKDDAAQVVKAELETAWKSADTQLDIARI; encoded by the coding sequence GTGCTTATACTCTCTTTAGTCGCTCCTAGTGCAGCGATCGCTAACAACAAGCCGCTTCATGTCTACGCTCAACCAAAACAGCCCTATACTTTAATATCTGGAGTTGGCACAATCCACCATCCAGTTTCCACTTCTAATCCCCAAGCGCAAGAGTTTTTCGATCAGGGCTTAAATTTAATCTACGCCTTCAATCATGATGAGGCGGTGCGTTCTTTTCAACACGCTGCTAAACTTGATCCGCATTTGGCGATCGCATATTGGGGTATCGCTCTAGCTCTAGGCCCTAATATTAACTTAGCAATCGACCCCAACCGAGAATTAGCTGCTTACCAAGCAGTACAGCAAGCTTTGGCACTTTCTACCCAAGCATCTGCTGATGAACGAGACTACATTACCGCCTTAGCAAAGCGTTACTCCCAAGATGCTGATGCCGACTTGTATCAACTAGCGACAGACTACGCAAAAGCAATGGCAAATTTAGTTAAGCGCTATCCTGATGATTTGGATGCGGCGACGCTTTATGCCGAAAGCTTGATGGATCTGCATCCTTGGCAGCACTGGACTAAAGATGGCAAGCCACAGCCAGATACAGAAGAAATTGTGGCTATTTTAGAATCAGTTCTCAAACGAAACCCAAATCATACGGGAGCTAATCATTACTATATTCATGCCGTGGAAGCTTCGCCTTCTCCAGAACGGGCCCTTATCAGTGCCAACCGACTCGGAGCATTAGCGCCAGCAGCAGGACATTTGGTACACATGCCAAGTCATATTTATTTTCGTGTGGGAGATTATCAAGGGGCAATGCGGGCAAATGAGCAGGCGATCGCTCAAGATGATATTTACATCAAAAAATATCAAGTTCAGGGCACTTACGCCATGATGTACTACAACCACAACATACATTTTCTCATGGTGGCCAGCAGCATGGCAGGAAAATATAAAGATGCTCTCCAATATGCAGAGAAATTAGTCGCAAATGCCACTGCCATTGATCCGTATGCACCAATGCTTGAGGGATTCTTAGGCAGCAAAATGCTGATTCAGATACGCTTTAGCGACTGGGATGGCATTTTAAAAACTCCTGTCCCTAATGCTAAATTGCCAACTACCACAGCACTTTGGCATTTTGCTCGCGGTATGGCGATGGCAGCCACAGGCAAACTTGAAGATGCAGCAGGTGAAAGTCGGGCATTACTAGCCGCCAAACAGGTGATTTCTACCGAATCAACCATTGGGTTCAGTCCCGCCAGTCGCATTTTAGACATTGCCTCAAAAGTTCTAGATGCCAAAATTGCTAGAGAAAAGCATGATTATAAAGCTGCCATTCCATTACTAGAAAAAGCGGTTGTACTAGAAGATGCCCTCGATTACGTAGAACCACCAGACTGGTACTTGCCAACGCGAGTATCTTTGGGCGCTGTGCTTTTGGCTAAGGGTGACTATAGAGAGGCTGAAAAAGTCTTTCGTGCTGACCTGAAAAAGTATCCCCATAATGGACATTCTCTATTTGGCTTGCAGGCAAGTTTGCAGGCATTGGGCAAAGATGACGCTGCTCAAGTTGTCAAAGCCGAATTAGAAACAGCTTGGAAAAGTGCTGATACACAACTTGACATAGCCAGAATTTAA